A single Nostoc sp. PCC 7107 DNA region contains:
- a CDS encoding response regulator, which produces MKILVVEDDELNAYALTAVLTNQNYAVEVASDGETAWDLIQIYNYDLILLDVILPNLDGISLCRQIRSSGGQMPILLLTGRDSSHEKAIGLDAGADDYVVKPFEQEELVARVRALLRRGGTSAQPVLEWGNLRLDPSSCEVRYREYLLSLTPKEYALLELFLRNSRRVFSCGMILEHLWSYEDTPGEEAVRTHIKGLRQRLKAVGAPSDLIETVYGIGYRLKPQEEETVTAKSSNSKSQNSKPQEEPSSQQQTLQAIAGVWQRFQGRVDEQIKVLEQAVVNPELLNQAQKEAHTLAGSLGTFGFPTGSKLARKIEQLLKSSQELTPEDTAKLQTWVRLLRQEIQTQGEETGSSSDDSKLPLVLVVDRNHTLGEQLAQTKSDPEFQVSITTNLESARTLLYRKHPSVVLLDPSFSEQQEDSWSFLAELAQRKPPVPVLVFTEQTDLGNRLQLARQGGHTFLQKPMTAEKVGEAIAQLLQQAPPGEAKILAVDDDPQILALLQTLLTPWGLQVITLDDPRHFWETLEAVKPDMLILDVEMPHTNGIELCQVVRNDQNWSELPILFLTVHSDADIVNQVYSVGADDFVSKPIVGPELVTRIVNRLERIKLFRRMAQTQQQSVTDKVTLSSASSAVSVDWLTIFEGEPEWVMVVDTDGTVLEINPAGVAIIAAKSKAKVIGKSVYAVIAPEYQQAFRQLHKSVCQGNKGTLQFEIITYQGNRHWIETHAVPLQNKIDGKFVQLAFSRDITHYKQVETEIRRINRTLQTLNSCNQIIVRTQDEQDLLQKICQIIVEVGGYRLAWVGFAEDDAEKNIRPVAQAGYDHGYLQTLNLTWADTVRGQGPTGTAIRTKKTCIIQNILTDPKYDVWRCQAQERGYAAAIALPLKIEERAFGVLNIYAAEANAFDDDEVQLLKKLAEDLTYGIVALRNQRDRTLAEAALQQSQAALKKANNELELRVAERTAELITVNCQLQSELDERQRIEEELRISQVKLARILDIADDAIISIDSNQCITLFNQGAEKIFGYSAQEIMGQKLDILLPLRFTQAHRQHVSDFGKSANLARRMGERRELFGQRQDGSEFPAEASISKLNMGEDVYYTVILRDVTERKQIERMKDEFVSVVSHELRTPLTSIHGSLGMLTSGLLPADSDQGKRLLQIAIDSSDRLVRLINDILDIERIESGKVKMAREICDLADLIQSAVNVIQPLANKQGITLAISSLSIMLWADPDRIVQTLTNLLSNAIKFSVKGETVWLEIQQQEHDVLLTIKDTGRGIPADKLESIFERFQQVDSSDSRNHDGTGLGLAICKSIVQQHGGRIWAESTVGEGSKFHLTLPIYQAPQTVDSALPTPHCPLPTPYSPLVLVCDDDQAISTELQKLLQKGGYRVVAVATGEQAIATASAQQPDVILLDLLMPEMNGWQTMAILKERADTKHIPIVICSVYQSDTNNQQSSDFADWVSKPVQESYLLQSLKQVVAKPAKRARILIVEDDNDLAQLLITLFERHDIETYLAQTGREAIHLSQELHPDLLILDLILPESDGFVVIDWLRQHNHLCTMPVVVYSAKDLDESERQRLKLGYTEFLTKGRVTTQEFEQKVVELLQRITHHPVQSAE; this is translated from the coding sequence ATGAAAATTTTAGTTGTCGAGGATGACGAGCTAAATGCTTATGCACTGACCGCCGTTCTTACTAACCAAAACTATGCAGTTGAAGTTGCTAGTGATGGTGAAACTGCCTGGGATTTAATTCAAATTTATAATTATGATTTAATTTTATTAGATGTAATTTTGCCAAATCTAGATGGCATTAGTTTGTGTCGGCAAATTCGCTCTAGTGGCGGGCAAATGCCAATTCTGTTATTAACAGGACGTGATAGCAGTCATGAGAAAGCGATTGGATTAGATGCAGGCGCAGACGATTATGTAGTTAAACCATTTGAACAAGAAGAATTAGTCGCCCGTGTTAGAGCTTTGTTACGTCGCGGTGGTACATCAGCACAACCAGTTTTAGAATGGGGAAATTTGCGCCTTGATCCTAGTAGTTGTGAAGTTAGATATAGAGAATATTTACTATCATTAACTCCCAAAGAATATGCGCTTTTGGAATTATTTTTACGCAACAGCCGCCGAGTCTTTAGCTGTGGCATGATTTTAGAACATCTTTGGTCTTATGAAGATACGCCTGGGGAAGAAGCTGTTCGGACTCATATTAAAGGATTACGACAGAGATTAAAAGCTGTGGGAGCGCCCAGTGATTTAATCGAAACCGTGTATGGAATTGGCTATCGTCTCAAACCGCAAGAAGAAGAGACAGTCACGGCAAAATCATCTAATTCCAAATCTCAAAACTCCAAACCCCAAGAAGAACCATCATCTCAGCAGCAAACACTCCAAGCGATAGCGGGAGTTTGGCAAAGATTTCAGGGACGAGTCGATGAGCAAATCAAAGTGCTAGAACAAGCAGTTGTCAATCCCGAATTGCTCAACCAAGCACAGAAAGAAGCCCATACCTTAGCCGGCTCGTTGGGGACATTTGGCTTTCCCACAGGCTCAAAATTGGCGCGGAAAATTGAGCAATTACTCAAATCTAGTCAAGAGTTAACACCAGAAGACACAGCCAAACTGCAAACTTGGGTAAGATTATTGCGTCAAGAAATTCAAACTCAAGGCGAGGAAACAGGCTCATCCTCCGATGACAGTAAATTACCTTTAGTTTTGGTAGTTGATCGAAACCATACCCTAGGAGAACAACTTGCACAAACCAAATCTGACCCAGAATTTCAAGTTAGCATTACCACAAATCTGGAATCAGCGAGAACTCTGCTTTACCGAAAGCATCCTAGTGTAGTATTGCTTGACCCTAGTTTTTCTGAGCAACAAGAAGATAGTTGGAGTTTTTTAGCAGAACTGGCGCAACGGAAACCACCTGTGCCAGTGTTAGTTTTTACCGAGCAAACAGATTTAGGCAATCGCTTACAACTGGCGCGTCAAGGTGGACACACCTTTTTACAAAAGCCGATGACAGCGGAAAAGGTGGGAGAGGCGATCGCTCAATTACTCCAACAAGCACCCCCAGGCGAAGCGAAAATCCTTGCTGTGGATGATGATCCGCAGATTCTCGCTTTGTTGCAAACTTTACTCACGCCTTGGGGATTACAAGTAATTACCTTAGATGATCCGCGGCATTTTTGGGAAACCTTGGAAGCTGTCAAGCCAGATATGTTGATTCTGGATGTAGAAATGCCTCACACTAATGGCATTGAACTTTGCCAAGTTGTGAGAAATGACCAGAATTGGAGTGAGTTACCAATTTTATTTCTCACAGTTCACAGCGATGCCGACATTGTAAATCAGGTGTATAGCGTTGGTGCGGATGATTTTGTCAGCAAACCAATTGTCGGGCCAGAATTGGTAACTCGGATTGTGAATCGCCTAGAACGGATAAAATTGTTTCGGCGGATGGCGCAAACTCAGCAACAGTCAGTCACAGATAAAGTTACTCTCTCATCGGCCAGTTCTGCTGTCTCGGTTGATTGGCTGACTATCTTTGAAGGTGAACCAGAATGGGTCATGGTGGTTGACACTGATGGCACAGTATTAGAAATAAATCCTGCTGGAGTGGCAATTATCGCAGCTAAAAGCAAAGCTAAAGTAATTGGCAAATCAGTTTATGCTGTGATTGCGCCAGAATATCAACAAGCATTTAGGCAACTCCATAAAAGTGTCTGTCAAGGTAATAAAGGCACTTTGCAATTTGAGATCATCACCTATCAAGGTAATCGTCACTGGATAGAAACTCATGCTGTCCCGCTGCAAAATAAAATTGATGGCAAATTTGTGCAATTGGCATTTTCCCGCGATATCACCCACTACAAACAAGTAGAAACAGAAATTCGCCGGATTAATCGCACACTCCAGACATTAAATAGTTGCAATCAAATTATTGTTCGTACTCAAGATGAACAAGATTTACTCCAGAAAATTTGCCAAATCATTGTAGAAGTTGGCGGTTATCGGCTGGCGTGGGTTGGTTTTGCTGAAGATGATGCGGAAAAAAATATTCGCCCAGTCGCTCAAGCTGGCTATGATCATGGCTATTTACAAACTCTCAACCTTACTTGGGCGGATACTGTACGAGGTCAAGGGCCGACAGGTACAGCCATTCGCACCAAGAAAACTTGCATTATTCAAAATATTTTAACTGACCCCAAATATGATGTTTGGCGGTGTCAAGCACAAGAACGGGGATATGCTGCGGCGATCGCTTTACCCTTAAAGATAGAAGAACGAGCTTTTGGGGTGTTGAATATCTATGCGGCTGAAGCAAACGCCTTTGATGATGATGAAGTACAACTATTAAAAAAACTGGCAGAAGATTTAACTTATGGTATTGTCGCATTACGCAATCAACGCGATCGCACTTTAGCCGAAGCCGCATTACAACAAAGTCAAGCCGCCTTAAAAAAAGCTAACAATGAATTAGAATTACGAGTTGCTGAACGCACAGCCGAATTAATCACCGTCAACTGCCAACTGCAATCAGAACTAGATGAACGCCAACGCATAGAAGAAGAACTGCGTATTTCTCAAGTGAAATTGGCACGAATTTTAGATATTGCTGATGATGCCATTATTTCTATTGACAGCAACCAATGTATTACCTTATTTAATCAAGGAGCCGAGAAAATCTTTGGTTATTCTGCTCAGGAAATCATGGGGCAAAAGTTAGATATACTTTTACCGCTGCGATTTACCCAAGCTCATCGTCAACATGTCTCTGACTTTGGTAAATCGGCAAATTTAGCGCGGAGAATGGGAGAACGAAGGGAATTATTTGGTCAACGCCAAGATGGAAGCGAATTTCCGGCTGAGGCTTCAATTTCTAAATTAAATATGGGTGAGGACGTTTACTATACAGTGATTTTGCGTGATGTGACAGAGCGCAAACAAATTGAGCGGATGAAAGATGAATTTGTGTCTGTTGTTAGTCACGAACTCCGCACACCTCTAACATCAATTCATGGTTCCTTGGGAATGCTGACTAGTGGTTTATTACCAGCAGATTCCGACCAAGGAAAACGACTCTTACAAATTGCCATAGATAGTAGCGATCGCTTAGTTCGATTAATTAATGATATTTTAGACATCGAACGGATTGAATCAGGCAAAGTCAAGATGGCGCGGGAAATCTGCGACCTTGCCGATTTAATTCAGTCAGCAGTGAATGTGATTCAACCTTTGGCAAATAAACAAGGAATCACATTAGCTATTTCTAGCTTATCTATTATGTTATGGGCTGACCCTGACCGAATTGTGCAAACTTTAACTAACTTGCTGAGTAATGCCATTAAATTTTCGGTGAAAGGCGAGACAGTATGGTTAGAAATTCAGCAACAAGAACATGATGTTTTACTTACAATTAAAGATACCGGACGTGGTATCCCAGCAGATAAATTAGAAAGCATCTTTGAGCGTTTTCAACAAGTTGATTCATCCGATTCGCGCAACCATGATGGCACAGGTTTAGGTTTAGCAATTTGTAAAAGTATTGTGCAACAACACGGTGGACGTATCTGGGCGGAAAGTACTGTAGGAGAAGGTAGTAAATTTCACTTGACTTTGCCTATTTATCAAGCTCCCCAAACAGTTGATTCAGCACTGCCGACTCCCCATTGTCCATTACCTACTCCTTATTCTCCTTTAGTTTTAGTTTGCGACGATGACCAAGCAATCAGCACAGAACTGCAAAAACTGTTGCAAAAAGGTGGATATCGAGTAGTAGCAGTTGCTACCGGGGAACAAGCGATCGCTACCGCATCGGCTCAACAACCAGACGTAATTTTACTCGATTTGCTCATGCCAGAAATGAACGGTTGGCAAACAATGGCAATATTAAAAGAACGTGCCGATACTAAACACATTCCTATTGTCATTTGTAGTGTTTATCAGTCAGATACTAATAACCAACAAAGTTCAGATTTTGCTGACTGGGTAAGCAAACCAGTTCAAGAAAGTTATCTTTTACAATCGCTCAAACAAGTTGTTGCCAAACCTGCTAAACGCGCCCGGATTTTGATTGTAGAAGACGACAACGACTTAGCACAATTGCTAATTACTTTATTTGAGCGCCATGACATCGAAACCTACTTGGCTCAAACAGGACGAGAAGCCATTCACCTCAGCCAAGAACTGCATCCTGACTTATTAATTCTTGACTTGATTTTGCCAGAAAGTGACGGTTTTGTGGTAATTGATTGGTTACGACAGCACAATCATTTATGTACTATGCCAGTAGTAGTTTACTCTGCCAAAGATTTAGATGAATCTGAACGCCAGCGACTCAAATTAGGATACACAGAATTTTTAACAAAAGGACGTGTCACAACCCAAGAATTTGAACAAAAAGTGGTGGAATTACTTCAGCGAATAACTCATCATCCAGTGCAGAGTGCTGAGTAA
- a CDS encoding response regulator yields MTVKRILVVDNEQYIQEVAKICLETVAGWEVVTASSGKEGITQAETYQPDAILLDVMMPEMDGITTFEKLQANATTKEIPVILLTAKVQASDRRRYAQMGIVTAIAKPFNPLELANEIAIALEWSLEN; encoded by the coding sequence ATGACCGTAAAACGGATTCTCGTTGTCGATAACGAACAGTATATTCAAGAAGTTGCCAAAATTTGTTTAGAAACCGTTGCAGGTTGGGAAGTAGTCACGGCAAGTTCCGGTAAAGAAGGCATTACACAAGCCGAAACCTATCAACCAGATGCGATTTTATTAGATGTGATGATGCCAGAAATGGATGGGATAACTACCTTTGAGAAACTCCAAGCAAACGCCACAACCAAAGAAATCCCTGTAATATTATTAACTGCTAAAGTTCAAGCCAGCGATCGCCGTCGTTATGCTCAGATGGGTATAGTAACAGCGATCGCAAAACCATTCAACCCTTTAGAATTAGCTAATGAAATTGCGATCGCTTTAGAGTGGAGTCTGGAGAATTAA
- a CDS encoding tetratricopeptide repeat protein, producing the protein MPTITIREESATEGGFNATLSFDGRGEYLVKITDPFTSKVEKQLEWYFEDWLIFPLLDTVKAEAAATSIKTYGEELFKQVFRVDFNAYGEYQRLRGNLSQLQIEIVGKTPEFQALHWEALRDPDLPYPLAVNCVMVRKSNKPAPIYADVQTSPTINLLVVVARPDEELDVGYRTISRPLLELIENSHLRVNVELLRPGTYQALSQHLEAKGAGYYHVIHLDCHGALMTYEQIQQPSKPGRYLYQGRYGRSDWQKFDGVRAFLAFEGETQGKVDLVEAQELADLLTGKGIPVCILNACQSGKQVKNPTPDEDIHIRETSLGSRLMTAGMQMVVAMGYSVTVSAAKLMMEQLYRHLFNNQPITEAIRLSRRELFNNKSRKAYIKSIDLEDWLLPVVYCNQTVNFNLRQFTPEEEEKYWETFGSQYRFPLPEYGFVGRDLEILKIEKAVLRQNILLLQGMGGTGKTTLLNYLREWWQRTNFVKNVFYFGYDEKAWTLTQILFEIGKQVYGKFEPAQFQAMNQAAQVQKLVAKLRAESYALILDNLESVTGQQLAIQNTLPETEREQIRDFLWRLQGGNTKVILGSRSREEWLQATTFKHNIYELRGLDKEARTELAEKILERNVPRNKIADIRQDGDFQKLMNLLAGYPLAMQVVLANLRKQSPQEILQGLQAGVKGIDLENGDRTKSILQCVEYSHRNLSPEAQKLLLCLAQFSKFIFTPAIPDYIEQLQKFEPLKDYPFDKFTDAIQEAINWGLLSPMYEDSRLLTIQPVFPYFLKTKLETLDEATRTALREGFKNHYQGLAGYYEKWMDSKDAQERQWAIFFCRLEYENIYNALQICLEKQESISIYFCLYKYFELISDNQSNLTLAETVCQRLENYPSAFIKGEFGYQIALAIFRLGNCQLQAQQYQQARKSYEKTLEIYDALESEEERQKQLWQATSYHNLGIVAQEWREFEEARRNYQLALDIFIEYDDRYECAKTYHQLGRVARNLREFKEGRRNYQLALDIFIEYGDRHSCASTYHELGMVALELREFAEARRNYQLALDIKIEYGDRYGCASTYNQLGSVALELREFAEARRNYQLALDIKIEYSDRHSCASTYHELGIVAQELREFEQARRNYQQALDIKIEYGDRYSCASTHHQLGIVAQELREFEQARRNYQQALDIKIEYGDRYECAGTYFFLGTLAEELGELESAKAYYLQALQIFVEFNDEHGLGISLRNLARFYQVTQDESLLAAVSEILGMSVEELRQLFDEILNS; encoded by the coding sequence ATGCCAACTATCACAATTCGGGAAGAATCTGCAACAGAAGGTGGATTTAATGCCACTCTCAGTTTTGATGGGAGAGGCGAGTATCTAGTAAAAATTACCGACCCTTTTACATCCAAGGTAGAAAAACAACTAGAGTGGTATTTTGAAGACTGGTTGATTTTTCCCCTGCTGGATACGGTGAAGGCAGAAGCAGCAGCAACTAGTATTAAAACTTACGGCGAAGAGTTATTTAAGCAAGTTTTTCGGGTTGATTTCAATGCTTATGGCGAATATCAACGGTTGCGGGGTAATTTAAGTCAATTACAAATTGAAATTGTTGGTAAAACACCAGAATTTCAAGCACTGCATTGGGAAGCCTTGCGTGACCCAGATTTACCTTATCCCCTAGCAGTAAATTGTGTAATGGTGCGGAAGAGTAACAAACCAGCACCTATCTATGCGGATGTGCAAACTTCCCCCACAATCAATTTATTAGTAGTGGTAGCGCGTCCAGATGAAGAACTGGACGTAGGTTATCGGACTATTTCTCGCCCTTTGTTGGAGTTGATTGAGAATAGCCACTTGCGGGTGAATGTTGAATTACTGCGTCCGGGGACTTACCAAGCTTTATCTCAGCATTTGGAAGCCAAAGGTGCGGGATATTACCATGTCATCCATTTAGATTGTCATGGGGCGCTGATGACTTATGAACAAATACAACAACCCAGCAAACCCGGACGCTATTTATATCAAGGGCGCTATGGGCGGAGTGATTGGCAGAAATTTGATGGTGTGAGGGCGTTTTTAGCCTTTGAGGGCGAGACTCAGGGAAAAGTTGATTTGGTAGAAGCGCAGGAGTTAGCCGATTTACTCACAGGGAAGGGAATTCCCGTTTGCATTCTCAATGCTTGTCAGTCAGGGAAGCAGGTGAAGAACCCCACCCCCGACGAAGATATCCATATCCGGGAAACCAGCTTAGGAAGTAGGTTAATGACGGCGGGAATGCAGATGGTAGTGGCGATGGGCTATTCTGTCACCGTGTCGGCGGCTAAGTTGATGATGGAACAACTTTATCGCCATTTATTTAATAACCAACCCATCACCGAGGCGATTCGTTTGAGTCGGCGGGAATTGTTCAATAATAAATCACGCAAAGCTTATATTAAGTCGATTGATTTAGAAGATTGGTTGCTACCTGTGGTGTATTGCAATCAGACAGTGAATTTTAATTTACGCCAGTTTACACCAGAAGAAGAAGAAAAATATTGGGAAACTTTTGGCAGTCAGTATCGCTTCCCCTTGCCAGAATATGGTTTTGTCGGACGGGATTTAGAGATTCTCAAAATTGAGAAAGCTGTACTCAGGCAGAATATTTTACTGTTACAGGGAATGGGGGGAACGGGCAAAACTACCCTATTAAATTATCTGCGGGAATGGTGGCAACGCACAAATTTTGTGAAGAATGTCTTTTATTTTGGCTATGACGAAAAGGCGTGGACACTAACACAAATTTTGTTTGAAATTGGTAAGCAGGTATATGGCAAATTTGAACCAGCTCAATTTCAAGCCATGAATCAGGCGGCGCAGGTACAAAAATTAGTCGCAAAACTGCGGGCTGAATCTTATGCCTTGATTTTAGATAACTTAGAATCGGTGACAGGGCAACAACTAGCAATTCAAAATACTTTACCAGAGACGGAACGCGAGCAAATCCGTGATTTTTTATGGCGTTTACAAGGTGGAAATACCAAAGTTATTTTAGGTTCTCGTAGTCGGGAAGAGTGGTTGCAAGCTACCACATTTAAACACAATATTTATGAGTTGCGAGGCTTAGATAAAGAAGCCCGGACGGAATTAGCCGAGAAAATTTTAGAACGGAATGTACCCCGAAACAAGATTGCTGATATTCGCCAAGATGGTGATTTTCAGAAATTGATGAATTTGTTAGCAGGTTATCCCTTAGCGATGCAAGTTGTGTTGGCAAATTTGCGAAAGCAATCACCACAGGAGATTTTACAGGGGTTGCAAGCTGGCGTTAAGGGTATAGATTTGGAGAATGGAGATAGGACTAAAAGTATTTTGCAGTGTGTTGAATATTCCCATAGGAATTTATCGCCAGAAGCGCAAAAATTGCTGTTATGTTTGGCTCAGTTTAGTAAGTTTATTTTCACTCCAGCTATTCCCGATTATATCGAGCAATTACAAAAGTTTGAACCATTAAAAGATTATCCATTTGATAAATTCACCGATGCAATTCAAGAGGCGATTAACTGGGGTTTGCTGTCACCAATGTATGAAGACTCGCGCTTGTTGACGATTCAACCTGTTTTTCCCTATTTTTTGAAGACTAAGTTAGAGACTCTTGATGAAGCAACTCGTACAGCTTTGCGTGAGGGATTTAAAAACCACTATCAAGGTTTGGCAGGTTACTATGAGAAATGGATGGATTCTAAAGATGCTCAAGAGCGGCAATGGGCGATATTCTTCTGTAGGCTGGAATATGAAAATATCTACAATGCGTTGCAGATTTGTTTAGAGAAGCAAGAAAGTATCAGCATATATTTTTGTTTATATAAATACTTTGAGTTAATTAGTGATAACCAAAGTAATCTGACGTTAGCAGAAACAGTTTGTCAACGTTTAGAAAATTATCCCTCAGCATTTATCAAAGGTGAATTCGGTTATCAAATAGCATTGGCAATTTTCAGACTCGGTAATTGTCAACTGCAAGCCCAGCAGTACCAGCAAGCGAGAAAGTCTTATGAAAAGACTTTGGAAATTTATGATGCCTTAGAGAGTGAAGAAGAAAGACAAAAACAACTTTGGCAGGCTACTTCCTACCACAATTTGGGAATTGTTGCCCAAGAGTGGCGGGAATTTGAAGAAGCTAGGCGCAATTATCAACTGGCTTTGGATATATTTATCGAATATGATGATCGCTATGAGTGTGCTAAAACCTACCACCAGTTGGGAAGAGTTGCCCGAAATTTGCGGGAATTTAAAGAGGGAAGGCGCAATTATCAACTGGCTTTGGATATATTTATCGAATATGGCGATCGCCATAGTTGTGCCAGCACCTACCACGAATTGGGAATGGTTGCCCTAGAATTGCGGGAATTTGCCGAGGCGAGGCGCAATTATCAACTAGCTTTGGATATTAAAATCGAATATGGCGATCGCTATGGTTGTGCCAGCACCTACAACCAGTTGGGAAGTGTTGCCCTAGAATTGCGGGAATTTGCCGAGGCGAGGCGCAATTATCAACTGGCTTTGGATATTAAAATCGAATATAGTGATCGCCATAGTTGTGCCAGCACCTACCACGAATTGGGAATTGTTGCCCAAGAGTTGCGGGAATTTGAACAAGCAAGGCGCAATTATCAACAGGCTTTGGATATAAAAATCGAATATGGCGATCGCTATAGTTGTGCCAGCACCCACCACCAGTTGGGAATTGTTGCCCAAGAGTTGCGGGAATTTGAACAAGCAAGGCGCAATTATCAACAGGCTTTGGATATAAAAATCGAATATGGCGATCGCTATGAGTGTGCTGGCACCTATTTTTTCCTTGGTACACTTGCAGAAGAATTAGGGGAACTGGAATCAGCGAAAGCATATTATCTGCAAGCTTTACAGATTTTTGTCGAGTTTAATGATGAGCATGGTTTAGGAATTTCTCTTCGTAATCTTGCCCGTTTCTACCAAGTTACTCAAGATGAGAGTTTATTAGCAGCCGTGTCGGAGATTTTGGGGATGTCGGTGGAGGAATTGAGGCAGCTTTTTGATGAAATTCTTAATTCGTAA
- a CDS encoding type II toxin-antitoxin system RelE/ParE family toxin has protein sequence MKVFWTETAVQNLSAIYTYIAQNSPQYATRVIDRITKRSQQLANFPLSGRIVPEFETEQIREVIEGSYRIIYYIKPEQIDVLAVIHGAQEITPV, from the coding sequence GTGAAAGTTTTTTGGACAGAAACAGCAGTACAAAACCTATCTGCAATTTATACTTACATTGCCCAGAATTCACCTCAGTACGCAACCAGGGTTATTGATCGTATAACCAAACGTTCCCAACAGCTTGCGAATTTTCCTCTATCTGGTCGAATTGTACCAGAGTTTGAAACCGAGCAAATTAGGGAAGTCATTGAAGGTTCATATCGAATTATCTATTACATCAAACCCGAACAAATTGATGTACTTGCTGTTATACATGGGGCGCAGGAAATTACACCAGTATAG
- a CDS encoding DUF86 domain-containing protein — MRDNSEKLRDILEAIERIDKYAVQGREAFEENELIQTWFIQHLQIIGEASRVLSADIREENPGVPWSQMIGMRNILTHNYFEIDLDVVWLVVERELPNLKPQIEAILQTLS, encoded by the coding sequence GTGAGGGATAATAGTGAAAAATTACGCGATATTTTAGAAGCAATCGAACGTATCGATAAATATGCAGTTCAAGGTCGGGAAGCTTTTGAAGAAAACGAACTAATTCAAACTTGGTTTATTCAACACCTACAAATTATTGGAGAAGCATCGCGTGTATTATCTGCCGATATTCGTGAGGAAAATCCAGGTGTTCCTTGGTCACAAATGATTGGGATGCGAAACATTTTAACTCATAATTATTTTGAAATCGATTTAGATGTTGTTTGGTTGGTTGTTGAACGGGAATTACCTAACCTTAAGCCTCAAATTGAAGCAATTTTACAAACATTATCTTGA
- a CDS encoding nucleotidyltransferase, producing the protein MNIYEILAAKREEILQIAAKYGAYNIRIFGSVARREADINSDVDFLVEMEPGRSLFDLGGLLMELQEILGCQVDVVTEKGLRSRIRERVLSEAVPL; encoded by the coding sequence ATGAATATCTATGAAATATTGGCAGCCAAACGGGAAGAAATTTTGCAAATTGCGGCAAAATACGGTGCATATAATATTAGAATTTTTGGCTCAGTAGCCCGTCGTGAAGCTGATATTAACAGCGATGTTGATTTTTTAGTTGAAATGGAGCCAGGACGTAGCCTTTTTGATTTGGGTGGATTATTGATGGAGTTACAAGAAATACTCGGTTGTCAAGTTGATGTTGTCACAGAAAAAGGATTGCGATCGCGTATTCGAGAGCGAGTATTAAGTGAGGCAGTTCCTTTGTGA